AAAGCACTAGAGTAGAAAGAAGGGGACCAAATCTTGAACAGCAGAGAAACGGAAGGCagatataaaaagaaacacttcAGATGCCTCTTCATCAGAAAAAGATGAGTGCCTGTGCCTTTGGAGCCATTTGCGTACAGCTGTCCAAGAGAGACTTGAATCCAGTGCATGAAATGCAAACAGTGGGCTCATGAAAAGTGCACCCCTGGCAAGACGATTTATGTGTCTCAGAACTGCACTTCTGATGAGTCTGACTGCTGAGGTTTGAGACTTTgcattatttgtttcatttttcttgatCCTGGCATGACAGTGACATGTCTCTAAAGTAAgcacataaacatacagtttacagtttaacaTGGGTACAGCCAGCCATACTAACATTTATCATGTTAGtgtttagcatattagcatgctatgTTAGCACTGATCTTTAAGTAGAGCTGAGGCTGACAGGGGGTTTGCTCATTAGGTACGCTTTTACAAACTTAAGTATTTTAAGCAGCTGGTAGCACTAGATGAAGCCTCACCAGAGCTGTGTAGTTTGATCCTCTGAGGACCAAGAATGtctgtaataataatgtgtttgaCAGTGATGGACATTGTTCTAGTATCTGTACCTGAggcttttttctcctttgttctGACCAGCACCTCGTACCATTTCAATCATTATTTCAGCACCACAGCTGTGGACAGCTCCTACATGTTCATTAGACTGAGGTGTGTGATTGTCATTGATTGATGagtaaaaataaatggcagATTTGTCTTTACTTTAGATTTTTTACAACCAATGCCAGGTTGCATCACTGATCCATGTCAGTGTTTCCTGAGTGTATCTGGCCcgataaacacaaaaataattcagtgtaAATAAGTGCTTTTATTAAAGCTGTTATTATAAAGTTACAAGGTGACTTGCAAAGATAAAGAACAGAAATAGTTAGTTGACATCTGTGGTAAGGTCTCCtgcatttttatactttttgcTTCGTCTCATATAATTTTCAGAGTTGGAAATGTGTGTAAAGCACAGATGTTGTTTGTTAGGCCCAAAATGATGCAACCAAAAAATTTCTTTCCCTGTTTGGTGCTGTGCACATCAGCATTGTTTACAGACCCAAATCACAGAATGATCTCAGTGGTGTTAGCTCCATGGAGGAAAGTCATTATTGTTCATTAATAATTCAAATGTTTACATTGCACATCACTGTGACATATTTCTGAGTATGCTGATCCATGGAGGGACaattaaaagcttttaattCCCTATAGAATATCAAGCACATGATGAAAAACATGTCACCTTTGTCATAAAGTTTAGAAAACTGCAGCTTTGTTTTCCACTTCAGCAGGCCTTGTGTTGTTGTATAAATTGgaataagaataaaacaaaaaacataattgtGTTGCACAAAAAATGGAGCGAAAATGTTTGAACGTTTGAATGTCTGAAGACAGTATCTAACCCAAACCATGGATGAAGAGCAAGATAGAATGAATTCTGAGATTTAGATAAAGAGATGTTTAGATTAAAAGAAGTTTACATGCATAACATCAGTTCGATGATGGCTTGAGAAAGCTTTTCCTAAACATTGCAAACTATTTTCGACCTCCAAGCCTGAGCCATTGAGGCAGCACAAAAAGCACTGTCTAGTCATGTGTACACTGTTCACTGAGGAGGAATTTAAATCTGGACTGGGGGAGCAGAATCTCATAAAAGATTTTGTGTTACATTACTTACACCACAATGTGGGTCTGCAAGAAAAACTAAAGGCCTAGTAGTAGACGATCCCTGTGGGCCTAAACCAAAGTCTGTTATCATCTATGGTCTCTGTGAGTGAAATATGTGCTGCGAGTATAAGCTGGGCTTCATCTCCTGCTCTGGAAATAAAAGCTTTATTGTCTAGAGGCAGTCAAACATTTCTCAGTATAACTTGGAGAGTCACAGTGTGTATTATAGGATTTGTGTGCAGCAAATGTACCACATTCAAAATGATCATGATGTCCTTTTACTACACATATCAAATATACAAGCGTAAGTGACATTTGTTTGCTGCATCCATCTTTAATCGTTTGAGTTCAACCATTACAAACACATATCATCAATGATGCAATAactctaaataaaacattaaaacaaggAGAGCATTACAtttcagaaatttaaaaaaaaaattgtaaaggAAAAGTACAATCAAATCCCagtgtctgaaaacaaaaataaggcAAAGCTGAAAGGCAAAGTATCTACAGAACAAAagcaacataataataataataataataataataataataattcttgTTATATTTTccttaatattttgttaaattgtaGGATCACATCGATGACTCTTGAAACGTTTCCTCTATGGCTGCTGGCTATATTTAGACTGAAAACTGGAAATTAGCTGTAGAAAATCAGACAAAGTGAAGACAATGGATTAAAGGAAGACAATGCATCTCTAATAATCCAACAATTGCTTTAATTTGTTAAAcaatgtaatttaatgtaattgTAAATCTCAAAGACCAAAGAATGCACAATGCagctctgtgttctgtgtttttgttaatttaatttttacttttttgtataagtatatacatatatttttatacatatataacTTTTATAAAATCAATGATGCACATTCTTTGGTAGGATGTTCACTTACCACAGATATCCTTCCTTAAACTCAGTGAATTTGTGCCGGACCATAAATGTTGCTAGAGCGTCTGCTACCTAACAACAGACGACAGAGGGCTCAGTTTAACAAAAGCTGAATTTTAATCAAACAGTCAAAGAACAATTAAgccaacaaacaaaaccaatcTGAACCAAACCATCGCAGGACAATAACTAAAGTACAGCGTATGTTCATTTACTTTTTCAGGGGCGTCCTCGTGGACAGCGTGACCACACTGAGGGAGGACTTGCATCTGAAACTTCCCTGTGGACAAACAGTGAGATCATGGATATGACTAAGATCTGTGTGCTATATTCTACAGTACCCTCAAGTAAAATTTTCATTTGTCCTCCTTACCTTGCATCTGTCCAATAGTAAGGTCTTTGTCAAGCCTGTCCACTCCTGTACAATGGAACACATGAGGGGTGAAATTGTGCAGTTAATGGCAAAATAGCTTGGAATAAAACTTGAATCATTTGTATTCAGCCAAACAAGCGGGACTGCCCTGAAATTCCACCAAAACTTCCAATCCAGATTTGTTTTATACATGGAGTATCAAATAATAATCTCAGTGAGAGATCTAACCTGCAAGCAGGAGCAGTTTTGGCACAGGGCaggtgagaaagagagcagacagGCCTCTGAACCAGCCATCCCAgtacttttctgtctttgacagCTCCACTCGCCAGGTGAAGATGCTTTCCTTTTTTATCTGTATCACAAAACCAATCTTTTTCAGGTCCTTtccatcacacatacacatatttcaTGTTacatgaaaaagacagagagacaccaAACCTCTTGATCATCCTCCTTCATTCTTTTCTTGTTGGAttcctcttctgcttcttcatcttcttcctcctctattATACCCTCACCAATGCTATTAGAGACACCTGGACTGCTGGTGGATTCCTCACATCTGTGGATATCACAACAGTGGTAAATAAAACTTGCAAACTCATGCAGCACTTAATATACAGATAAGAGAGAGTAGACATACTTTTTCACCTGGCCTCCCATTGACACCCGTGCTGACTCAGTGTTTCGGATTTGGCCACTCTTCACACTGACAGCAAAGGAAAAGAGGAGTTTTAGGCACAACAAGCAGACTGATGCAATTCAGGCTTGACAATGCAAACTTTAGGAATTAAAGTTAAgctgttcaagtgaaaacaaaatatgacaaattcGTTCAACAAGGCTCCTACTGGTTTTAGTGAATCATTTTTAAGCTGCTGTTTGCCAACATTTACCAATTTGCAGGAGAGTATAATTTGGTCAGACCATACCGGTCAAACGGTTTCATTTTTACCTCCACTCAATGGCATTTTCCAGGGATTTAAATGTCTTTGGCCGACTTCTGAGGAAATTCTGCATACTGTTCAAAGCATCCATTGCTGTACCTGAACGCAATTAACAAAAGGATTTGTTGTTAATATATCCAGTAATATTGTactcatcatttatttaattatgaaTATTCATTCTATGAAATTGATACTAATTTAAAGCAGTAGTAAAATCAACATGTTATTTGGTTGGCTAAGTGCcataatgtgaaaaacatctaTTTATGACACAAAGTATAAGCACTTACCTTCCACAACATCGATAACACAGAGGCCGAGCAGGGATGGTAAATGATTAGCAGAGGCTGTGTGAACTGCAATGGCCCCACCCATGCTGTGTCCAATGATCATGATTGGAGGAGGGTTCTCTCCATAAAGAGCTTCCACCACTTTGCCAATATCCCTtttgaaagaaagaataaagaTAACCTGTTGATGTCGCAGCATTTCTATAGTATGTGTCACTTTTCCTGACTTGTGACATATAATAATTTTTCCTTTGAAGCTTAAAATGGACATTCAGTAGTAGCTCAGTGTCTGTCttaactgcacacacagaaacttaCTTGGCCATTGTGTCTGCAGAGAGATCTTCAGGATTTTTCACTTTGGTATCACCTGcaagtgaagagagagaaaacgaTTTCACCTAagctgatgaatgaaaaaaacaaaacaaaaaatgacctgTCTGATTATACGGGGGGAGTTGTCCCCTGATCTCACAATGTGGCTCTCTAGTCACAGACAGGTAGGAATATCATCAAGCTACTATATAGTAGTAGCTACTAGCTACTACTCTAATATGTAGTATTGGAGTGGCAATTTTTTAAGGTGCTGTATTTAAGTTTTTGCTAATGCTACATAGCAAATGATAgaatcaacagctgtttacttaccagaCTATAACAAATGTTGCAAGCTAGGcgtcaaacttcattcctttacttgaCAGAAGTTGTCTCCAGCGATGCAAAGCGACGCCAATGTTAACTCTTACTTTCcttctatttctgtcattttcttctAATATatgtagcatgctaacagccTGGGCCCACCTGAGCCCATCACATCTCCCTCTGCCCTCAGTCTAACATGAGAAGACGAAGAAGTACCACTGCTCAGTGTCTTGTAaacgcaacaatggctgaagctcttgatgagtaaacagctgttaatgcagttggctatgtagcgatataaaaaaaacttacatacaCCTTTAAATTAATCTAAATCTAATAAAGGATTTATGTCTAGAGTGAGACATGCAATACATTTGACCAGTAATCACAGCATATGCATATATGTTTGCTAAGCATTACTCAGAGAGGATTAATAATACCACCTgaccaaactgaaaaatctCCATCAAGATCTCCATTTcctaaaatgtgaataaaatatgtgaCTAATGTTGTGTCCTGCAACTACCTATATTTACCATGAGCTCGAAGGTCCATAGCCACCACCCTGCAGTTGATCCTGCTGCATATGACAgcctacaaagacacaaaaacattcacatttgtATAACACgaagaaaacacactgaaataaaagtgcTGCTTCATACATACGCGGTCTGTATTTCAACGTATGATTTATCAGGGTAAACAGGTTACTGAGCTTCGCTTACAGTGAACACTGCCCAGGAGAGCGCAGAGTGGCCTCCTCCAtggagcaggagcagcacagGACCATGGGAACCACTGCAGTAAATTCTGAAAATGTTCAAGGTGGTCAAGGAAACACATGGCAGAGCTGTACAAGAGTCACAGATTAAGTAAATCCTGCTCAATGAATGTATGAATTGACCTAACAGGATTTGAATGCTGTATGTGGCTGCAATATGTAGAACTTAAACAATGCATGCTGAATTTCCttcagacaaacaaaagcagaaatcaaGGATATATCTTTGCCATTCTCATTTTCCACCTCAACGTCTTCCATGGTTTCAAAGTACTGACTCCATGGCAGGGGGGAGAAATCTCTCTTCCGTCCAGgtctgtattaaaaaaaagaaaagaggacaaGCAAAATGTAAACCAGTCTCATATTGCAGCAGGATTATGCTGCAAATGCTGCAACactgaagagagaaaatgaccCATACAGATTCAAAGGTAACTCAGGTAACAAACTGTGAAATTCAATGTAATCATTCAAAAAGACCAAATCACATACCACAGCTTCGCTCACTCACTTTTTCACTCAGCACCATTCCTTCTCAACTGTCTTCacctaaaactaaaaacaggTACAAGGTCTGTTGATCTGATGCTCTGGCTGCTGGCTTTCACCATTTTAAGGGTAATCATTTAGGGTTTGAGTCGaggtttaatttcagtttttcacacacactcaagagaGGTTGGATAATGTTTCTTTAAACCCCGAGATATAGAGTCTGCGTACATCTCTACCAGAGGTAAAATcttgtttatactgttgtaaCATGGTGATGTAAACAAGCAACAACTAGCCTTGACCTTCACTACAAAGGCTGTATAAATGAGAACCAAGGGTGTCCCAAGTCCTGCAGGAAGATATCTCCGTAATAAAATCTAATCTAGCCATATTGAGATTTATATCTCCAGACGCTGCTTATGATATACTGTCATGGTCACTGTCAACCCTGATATACCTTAAACAATGAATACTGCCAGATTCGACCGATACCTGATAcagttataaaatgtttttatgtcaaaGGTACCAGCTAAACTAAAAAACAACTGTCATATTATACAATGACTATAATGCGTTTTATCCGCCACTGATGGTTCAAACTCTGGAAGCAGaagctaacttagcttagctaACATCATCAGCTCAGCTGTCCCTTAACAAACTGTCCAGTCTCTGATTTTCAATAGTATCAATAGTGAGCAGTTGATATGATGGTGGATTATATTAAAGGCAGCGTTAGGAGAAAGCCGACACAATTGACAGCTTGCTAACCAAGATGCTAACTCACCCCATTTTCATCTTGGAGCTGGATTGAAACCCACCAGCCATAGGAGGTCTGGAAGCTAACAGGTTCAAATGCAACTGTTTCTCCATGTTGTCGAGAGCGGAGTCGGtctctgtcacggactgtttaATGTGACCTTCCCTCTCTTTCGCAGCATATGCTTTTTCTTCGAAACCTGCACCAACGCTAAGCAGGCATTGGATAAATATCAGCTAACGCTAACTACGTTTGTCTGACAAGCTAAAGGCTAGCgcacctcctcttcttcttcttctgctcctactgctgctgtgattattttgggtcgctcctcttcttctttcctaGTGGGTTAAGCATAGACCATTTAGAACATTACTGCCATCTACTGACCACAAAACCACCTATAATGCATAAattgcaacattttttgttgtaaacccttcattgtaaatttaaaatttaacttTAAGGATTTTAACTTTAAGTTTCCCAAAAAACAGGCAAGATTTAGAGACAGTccaagaaaaatattaattcttttttctttcttacagaATTTACAAaagtttttgcatgttttaccAGCTCTTAACaagaatatataataataataataataataataatatatatatatatatatatatatatatatataggacaGCACCAGCACACTGTTTTATCCCTTAGCATTCAATGTTCTTGAACACAGGATGGCAGCAGTGCACGCCTTACCCATCTGAGACAATTTATTTAAAGGGGCAATCCACCAATTTTCCACAtgaagttcagttcagtttcatgGCTAGTCCCACTCAGCCtgagaaaacagtgaataatGCCAGACAGTCAGGATCTAACGCTACGCTATCAAGTTgtatcatgggaaatgtagtttttagATCTAGGCCCATACACTGGGGGAAAAGTCAGGACGTCTCAGCCTCTGCTATATTGAGtttgacaattaaaaaaacaaatcatatcTGTCAGAAGTCCTCCAGCTTTATGCAATGGCAATCTAAACCACTAGAGAAGCCCCTGAAGACAGCTTGTCGTTAagtgaacaaaacaaatatacattaCAGAGCAGAGgggtgtgtttgctgctgatgACCTAATAAGAAATAGCCaataatatttatttgatatttaataacaatgataagaaaaaaactgcagacagTCTGAGTCATTGTTATTCATGGGGGACATTTGAGAGACTTGCTAATTTGAATGTGAGAGGCACAAGACAGGAAGAGGTGACAATGAATAAACATGGATGCTCACATTCAATTTTCCCTTAAAAACTGGGACAAAATTGGCTTCATCATTCAGTGGGAGGACTCAGGTGACAGCACTGACAGACTGTAGAAACGGGGCGATGGTCAAAGTGTTGAGGTTACACCCTCTCAGCTGGGTCAGTCAATCAAACAATCTAACTACTGAACTAACTATGAACCATGAATGGATTTTGAGGCAATGGGTCCCTGGACACAGACACGTACAAGGTCTGTTGTTgcctcttgttgttgttgccttttgtctctttgcagccattttgtgtctctttatagttgttctgtgtctctttcagtaACATTCTTCAAATGAAGCCCAGGGCCCTCCTGACTCTTTGGGCCTCTGGGCCAGTGCCCTGTGGGCCCCTTCAGTAATCCAACCATAAAACGAACAGAAGAAATGTTGAAGACATGTTTTTTCTCAGTAGATCAGGATATCTCCTCCCATCCTATCCTGCAGTGATTGTGTTGTTGAAGCATCACCAAAACGACGTGTTTACTTTAGCTCAAATCCACACATTTGTTACAGAGCCTTTTCAATCCAACTATTTTAACAGATGGACTTTCTTGTTGTGGTCAACAGAGTGCACACACATGTGTATGTGGAACATGTGGCCTGTATGTCATGGATCACTTTCAGAGGGCAGAGCATGTGGATTCCCTGATGGTTGGTTGGAATTTCATGGACTGGTGCTTTAAGGCAGTTGGTGTTTATCAGTTGGattgcatttaaaaaattatctttttatttatttatttgcatgttcATGCATAACCAACTATAGCTTTAGCTTATGAACATCCTGCTCTGACAGACTGGATGCATATCGAACTGTCACAGACCGCTCTGATTGTCAGTCTGGAGGCAGTTCGGATTTCCATGGAGACTGCAATCATCTCtgaatattttgtatatttagtgGAAGATCTTGCAACATTTGAAGATGGAAATGTTGTGTTATTAAATTTACTGGAAGTCACAGACACATTGTGCagataatttttctgtttcctccagtGACAGCTGAAATAAGCACTAAGCTATGATAAAAAACAATGCCGGCCGAAGACAAGAACGAACAATTAGCACACAGCCGAGTCATTCCTGGAATGTGGGTTCATTTGTTGTCCTAGTGAAATACTGCATCTCTTCATGTGTGctgtgaaatactgtatgtcaaaaTGAATTCCAAAGACAAGTAAGGCCCTAAAAGCTTGACTCAAGTACAAATGGCTCAGATTTGATTGTTAGTTCAACAAAATCAAAGATGTTCATTGCAGTTTCTCTCTATAACTCTGtaattatatattaaaaacTTGTTCTACAGCCACAGACATTTGATCccacatgaaagttgttttcttttccttcctccgtTATCAAATAATCAATACTTGATAGTTAAAATAAAGCCAAGTCAGGGGTTCACAAGGGAAAGGGTCTGTGCGTGAGAAAAACAGGCATGGTGGGTGATGCTGCTGTACTTTGCTCTACTAACCTTTTAAGTGACGCAGTGGCTGACTTTATTTATAGCATAATAGTCTTTATTTATAGTGTAATGGAGATTAGTTGTTTCACAGCACTGATTCAGAGTTCGTGGTATTCGAAGTGCAGGAGAACACAGCAGTGACAAGAGGCTGCCggctcagtttcatttttatggGCTATATGGGGAGGTCACTGCAAGCTGGTTGGAGCCGGACCAGCAAGTTGTTTACTGGTCTGACTGAATGCTCAAAGGTTACTCACACTGTGTTCTCAAGAGCCTGTTTTTAGCTTCGGCCACAGACAGCAGCTGGTGAAAAGCAGTGGCACTTTTCTTCTGTATCATCCTTGCGGGTACTACGTTTAGGTTTTAGTCATTTCCCATCTTGGCCATGCAAATTAGATAAaataaggaaaagaaaaatggatgaatgcaaattttaatttaagctgaaatacatttaaaatgtatcattGTATTTAATCTGTTTGTCATCAGTAATACCTGTACATTGTGGATAGAATGTAATTACATTGTCTTTGTATATCACGAAAATATTTCAATCTAAATAAATTCTCACTCAACTAATTTCTGTtgtctgatttatttaaatGGAATGTACTACTACCATTACTGATAATACCACCactactgctaatactactaGCAACGATgataataattaaaagaaatgaGATACAAgctaatttaaaaagtgaatataataaatattaatagACAAATGGACACACCAAAACCTCTatacatgtaaacatgtaaacaaaacgTCATGTTAACTGTAGTATCGCcaaaatcacaaacaacagCCCACACAAGGCTGTTGTcaaacatacatatacattcaATTTATGGCAACTATAATAGTTGGAAATACTTTAAATagtggaaaatgtttaaaaggtCAAGGGTGCAGGCCATTTTCAGGACTTTTCTTCTGCCTTGTTTACAAAAACAACTCCTTGGGAGTCTTGGGAAACCTGTCACACAGCACTGTCTGTACAGGCACACAgtataaagaaaaacaggtgaTGCATGTTACAATGTAAAGGATTTTATTCCCAGAATTACACGTCTGGGACTAAAACAACATCCTGACACATGCAACAGCAGGTGAAACTTTTGATATGCAGTGGAGATAATTTTGCATAGTCAACTACATGATTTGACGTCAGCTTGCTGGAGGCCATGACCTGGTGCTGCTATGGAAAGTCACATGTATAGAGGCATGCTCACTCAGAGCTCCAGCACTCGCATCTCCCCTCTCTTAACACTTTCCATTCATCACCAGTCAGTCCTCTCTTTGGGTGCTGCTAGTTTGTCCGGACAGACGCTAATGGCTGAATGATTGCATACAGATGCTACATGCATCCACCCACCCTCATTCATTGTATGGATTGGCTGAGAAGCATGGCGGTTCCTTAGCCTGGAACGTTTCGTAACTTTATGACTttcagggaggagagaagagggaatTCCTGAAGCTCCTGAACTAGTTCTGCATTTTGTTGTGAAGCGCTAACACTGAGGATGTAGTGCAAATGTAACCCACCGCAGACCTCTTGTCAGCCAGTCAAATGCCCCATGAAAACATTTAGGGAACTCAGACAAGCCTCTCCGTCTGATTGGCCACAAATATCAACCAATAGAAACATGAGCTTTGTTCCTTGATGTCTGTGTAGTAACATGAGCTAAGATCTGCACGTGTTAAAGCTGAAATTCTAAGTAAACCCTAAGCTTTGGAGTTACAACttaaaatacatatattcaGGATAATGTCAGCAGTTATGTTTTACTGTGGAATTAGCTGTGAAACAACGAGAATATTCTGAATGTTTACATGTGGTCATAGAGTATGAGTCCATATCAGGCTACCATAATGACACTGTTGGGGAACAGATCAACAAGTGCTCAAATATCCATCTATGTCTCACAGACTCTGGTAAACATGATATTCACATAACAGCGTGTCAGGCTGCCCTGCAGTCATGTGCAGCAGGTGCTTATAAATTCAGGAGCCTCTTCCTCACTGACACAGTAAGCACACAGCATGACACGAGGACACTAAAGGGACGAGCTACCTGATGGATTGTATATTCTTCCCACTGTGCCTGATTATAACTTTCCTGGAAAACTACTAAGGTAAACTTACAGTGATGGAAAATCATGCACCTTTACATGGGTTCAGATTGAACTGAATCACTTTAGTAGatttataatattaataataaacatttattaaatgtgagtttacaatatatttttgcatGTCTGTCTCCTGTACTTCTGAGCTATAATGTATTAAATCTTTACAATCATAAAACAACTGGTAAAATACATGATACCAACAAGACAAACTCTTCTTGGATCACAAATTGGTGataaatgcttgtttttttcagagAGTGGTGGTATGCTGGCGGCTTCGCTTCAAACAAAGTTTATGGCACAAAGTATTTCCACAATAGAACCACCTGCAAAGACCAGTGTTCTTCTTGAGAAAACTTGAAACTCTTCTTTACCCTCAATTACAGGTATGCACTATGTTTAGCATGGACACTTTAAATATTACTAATACACCCAGTACACTAAACATCACttgtaaactccacacagccaGCTGTTACAATCAGAGCAAAGATTAAATATGAGAAAGTATGATCAGTTATATTCTGTGTGACTGTCTTGCTGAGCTAGCTAAtaattttttcattgttgtgttCAGTGTCTGAAGTGTGACATAACACAGAGGTACTGGGCAAATAGCATTAAGAGCAGATTCTTCCATTTGTGTCATCAGACCAGGTGAAGAAATGGTTGGAATGAAACCCAAAGACATGGTGCCCTCTGCGGCAGTCAAGTTCTTCGGAGCAGGCACGGCAGCCTGCATTGCTGACCTCGTCACCTTTCCACTGGATACCGCCAAAGTCAGACTGCAGGTTAGCTGCAAAATGTTCAAGAGGGGTTGACAAATTCTGACTTTAGATTTTGTTccaaatgtgtattttttaacctgCTGCTAAGAGTCCCTGAATGTCATCCTGTTGCCCAGATTCAAGGAGAGACTCATAAAACCGAAGTGGCCAGTGCAACGAAGTATCGCGGCGTATTTGGTACTATCACCACCATGGTACGCACAGAGGGGCCCAGGAGTCTTTACAATGGACTGGTGGCGGGACTCCAGAGGCAGATGAGCTTTGCTTCTGTCCGAATCGGTCTTTACGACTCCATGAAGCAATTCTACACACGAGGCACTGAGAGTGCGTTACATAACCTGAGTATCACTGTGTTATATGAACAAGGTTGTTTCTCTCatgctgcttcactgtgactgagataataaaacttttctttGCACCAGGTGCTGGGATTGTTACTCGGCTCATGGCGGGCTGCACCACAGGAGCCATGGCTGTGGCCTTTGCACAACCAACAGATGTGGTGAAGGTGCGTTTCCAAGCCCAAGTGCGAGTGGCTGATGGTGGGAGGAGATACAACAGCACCCTGGATGCCTACAAGACGATTGCACGAGATGAAGGAGTTAAGGGCCTTTGGAAAGGtacttgacatttttacttgtatttattaCTTAACAAGGCAATTCCTTCCACTGGTTTTTGAACCATCCTATGCTTTCTTCCAGGCTGCATGCCCAACATCACCCGTAATGCCATTGTAAACTGTGCAGAACTGGTGACCTATGACATGATCAAAGAACTCATCCTGAAGTATGACCTAATGACAGGTGAGGCAAAAAAGCTAAATACTGTAGTCCAGATATGGCTTCAAGTAGTGTAACTTCTCATCTGACCAAtttcaaatgacaaaatactgaaaaattGTGACTTTGCTTCTGTTCCCCTACAGACAACCTGCCCTGCCACTTCACAGCCGCCTTTGGTGCAGGCTTTTGC
The DNA window shown above is from Lates calcarifer isolate ASB-BC8 linkage group LG20, TLL_Latcal_v3, whole genome shotgun sequence and carries:
- the ppme1 gene encoding protein phosphatase methylesterase 1, which gives rise to MEKQLHLNLLASRPPMAGGFQSSSKMKMGPGRKRDFSPLPWSQYFETMEDVEVENENGKDIFRIYCSGSHGPVLLLLHGGGHSALSWAVFTAVICSRINCRVVAMDLRAHGDTKVKNPEDLSADTMAKDIGKVVEALYGENPPPIMIIGHSMGGAIAVHTASANHLPSLLGLCVIDVVEGTAMDALNSMQNFLRSRPKTFKSLENAIEWSVKSGQIRNTESARVSMGGQVKKCEESTSSPGVSNSIGEGIIEEEEDEEAEEESNKKRMKEDDQEIKKESIFTWRVELSKTEKYWDGWFRGLSALFLTCPVPKLLLLAGVDRLDKDLTIGQMQGKFQMQVLPQCGHAVHEDAPEKVADALATFMVRHKFTEFKEGYLC